The window GCGCTGTCGAAACGGGCCGACGCATCCTCGTTTCAACCTACATGCTCAGGTCAAGCAATTCGATAATCTCCTGTGAGACCTCTTCGATCCCCCGGCGGGTCACATCGACCGCGTGCCATCCTTGCACGACGTACAGGTCGCGACAGTACCGAAACTCGCCTGCCACCTGGCGGATATCGCAGTAGCCGTCAATCTGCGCCTGGTATCGATCCTGTTTCGCCAGCATGGCCAGTCGGTGTTCACGCACTCGCGTGAGCGTCTCCGGCTGCATCAGCAGTCCGACAATGCGCCCGGCTTGCGCGGCGCGAAGGCGGTCGAGCATGCTCTGGGTGACATTCGGATCCTGGAATATGGGCGTGTTGGCCACGCGAAGGCCGTGGTTGCAGGCCAGGTACATGCTTATCGGCGTTTTGCAGCTCCGCGATGGGCCCACGAGCACTATATCCGCTTCAGCGATAGCTGCGCCACGGCCATCGTCGTGTTCCACAGTGTAGCCGATCGCGTCGACTTTCTGATAGTAGCGATCATCGACCACGTGCAGCAGCCCGGGACGGTACTCGGGGTGTACGCCGAGAAACTTGGACATGGTGTCAAGCATCGGGCGGAGGACGTTGAGATGCAGAATCTTCCGGCGGGCGAGTTCCTTGTCAAAGTAATCGGCTTGATCGGTCGAGATGATGGAGTAGATCACTAACGATGAAGGATCGAGTTCCGCGAGTATTTTATCCAGTTCTTTCCGACGCCGCACCTGGGGGAATATATTTGCCACTGAATACGTAAGATCCGACTCGTGGTATTGTACCAGCACGGCGTCCATCAGACGCTTGGCAGTTCGCCCGGTGCCGTCGGAAATGATGACGATTTTCTTGACTTCGTTCATAGCTCGCAGGGCAGGTTTGCTTCAAATCTGCCACACGCCGCACGAACATACAAGCAGATTTGCAGGGCAGGCCTGCTTCAAACCTGCCATGGGTTCCGTGACCCTACAGGCAACTCGCCAGGCTCAGCGTGGATCCCGTAATGAACAAATAATCAATGAGAACGGTGATGTCTCCTATGGAGATGTCGTCGCAGGAAGGCCCAGACCCACCCGATTGGTTAATGTCAGCCTCGGTGAGACAAGGCAAGACGCCCATACAGGCGCCGGAGATGAACTTAGCATCGACGAGTACTGTGACGTCACTGATCGTGGGCTCATCGCCACGAGCCGGCAGATGAGGGCATCTGCCGGGCACGTTTCGCATCGTGGAAGATGAGGACCCCGCGCTTCTGCACTGTGCCGGGCACGACTGGCTCACGGGGGCAGACCGGGAGGTCTGCCGCCCACGATTCACTGCTGCTGATTACTTAAACCGGCTCGGGCGACGGGCTTCCCACTCCACCATGATAGGGCTGGCCACAAATATCGATCCGTAGGTCGATATCAAGATGCCCAAGATCATGGCCAGCGAGAACCCCTGCAACACCTCGCCGCCGAAGTTGAACAGAATGATCAACACAATCAGCACCGACATACCGGTGTTGATCGTGCGCGACAGAACCTCGTTGATCGACCGGTTCACCGCATGCACGAATTCGCTGCGGCTGCGGTACTTCTGCAGGTTCTCGCGAATGCGATCAAACACTACCACTTTGTCGGTCAGCGAATAGCCCGCCATGGTCAGCAGAGCCGTGATGTACAGCAGGTTGAACTCGGTTGATATGAGGTAGCATATACCGAGTACGCCGAGCACGTCGTGCATGGTCGCCGCGGTCGCGGCCACGCCGAAGCGGAAATCGAACCGGACCCAGATGTATCCCAGAATGCCTGCCACGGAGATGAGCACCGCCCAGATCGCGTCGCGCCGAAGATCCTCGCCCACGGCCGGGCCGATGGTGTGCTCCGAGATCACCGTGAAGGGATTGGTCGGGAACTTCTCGGCCAGCAGGTTCTTGATAGCCGACGATTCCTGCTTGACCCCGGGCTCGGCCTCGAGTTTCCACTTGATGATATAGGCATTCGGTTTGCTGAAATCGGTCAGCTCGGTTACGGCTGCGTCGGAGAAAGCGCCGGTAAGCGCCGCGCGAAGATTGTCGATCTCCACCGGATCCTGGAAGTGCCCCTTGAGCATGACGCCGCCGGTGAAATCGATTCCCATATTGGCGTTGCCCATGGCGGTCATCACGAACGCGATCAAACCGAGCACGAGCATCACACCGGACAGCAAATACGCATACTTGCGCATGCCGATGAAATTGATATTGGTATCGGGTACTATCTTAAGCATGTTTTTCTCGCCTTTCCACCTATATACTCAGTTTCTGGTAGGCCTTGCGGACATCGAAGATAACCTTCGTGATCACGTACGCCGTGTACAGCGAGATGGAGACACCCCAGAACAGGGTGACCGCAAACCCGCGGATGGGCCCCGATCCAAAGAAGAACAGCGCCAGCGCCGTTATGAGCGTGGTCACGTGCGAGTCGAAAATCGCAATAAAGGCCCGAACATAGCCGGCGTCGATCGATGCTCGTACCGTCTTGCCGGTGCGCAGCTCTTCTCTGATGCGCTCGAAAATCAGGATGTTCGAATCGACCGACATACCGATAGTCAGGATGATCCCGGCGATACCCGGCATGGTCAGGGTAGCCCCGAGTCCGGCCATGACAGCCAGCAGGAAGAAGATGTTAAACAGGAGGCCGATATCGGCAATGATACCTGATATGCGGTAGAACACCGCGATATAGACCAGCACCACGAGCAGACCGATCAGACAGGAGTAGAATCCCTTGCGGATCGAATCGGCGCCGAGTGACGCGCCGACCACGTTCTTCTCGATAATCTCCACCGGCGCCGGCAGAGCACCGGCCTCGAGTACGATCTTCATGTTGACGGCATCCTCGATGGTCGCGGAGCCGCCCATGGTGATTGTTCCGTTGCCGCGAATTTTCGAATTGATAATCGGAGCGGACTCGACCGCGTTGTCAAGCACTACCGCCAGCGGCTTGTTGACATTGGCGCCGGTGAGCTGAGCAAACCGGCCGATACCCTCGGAAGCGATCCGGAAATCGACTTCGTGTCCGCCCATCTGCCCGCGGCGGAGCGAGATGTTCTCGAGATACTTGCCCACGAACTGCACTTTGCGCTTGAGCAGGTACAGATCCCAGCCATCGCGCTGGTTGCGCATCTCGACACGAGTCGACCAGGCGAACTGCACATCGACCGGGATCAGCCGTTGCACCTCAGGCAGCGCCAGCCAGGCCTCGATTTTTTGCCGATCCCGCCTGTTCACCGACCATCCCGGCCAGGGGGTGCCGGTCTGGCTCGTGGAGAGCCATTGATCGAGTCGGGAGGAAAGGGGATTGAGATCCTCGGATACACCGAGATCTTCGTCGAAATCGAAATCAGACGTGTCCCGGGCCGTGTCCTTGCCCATGAGCTCGGCCAACACGTCGACATCCTCGGCCTTAGTCGTATCGGCAGCCGCGGCCGTGTCCGAAGTCGGGGTAATACCTGCTTTGGCCAGTTCATACGCATGAACTACCGAATCAATCTTCTGTAACAGCAGGGTCGCGTTGTCATGACTCTCGAGAAGCTTGAATTCGAGCACCGCCATCTGACCGATCAGCTCCTCCGCCCGGTCGGCATCGGTGTAGCCGGGCAGGTCAATTATGATTTGATCGTTCCCCTGTTTCTGTACGTTCGGCTCGGCCACGCCAAGGCCGTCGATACGCGTGCGAATCACCTGCATCGCCCGCTCCACGGCACCGGCGGTGGCCTCCTGGCCGAGCTCCTCGGTTTTCACTTTCAGGACGACATGGATTCCGCCCTGGAGATCGAGGCCGAGACGAATCGCTTTCTGCTGAAGCTCCAGGTATTCGCCCGGTTCTTCAAGGTTCATTTTTTCGCGTTCGGCGTCACTCATGGTCCACAGCTTGAACGTGGGCCAGAAAGCGAGCAGTCCGACCACGACAAGAACCAGCGTGATGAGAATACGCCACTTTTGTGCTGACATGCATAATCCTTTCTATTCAAACAACTGCAAATAACGACTGTGTCAGGCGACGGCACGAAGGCGCGTCGACTCTAAGATGCTGAACCGGTCAGGTTCAGTTCGAGGGGGGGGAAGATTTAGCTGGTGCCGGAGGGTCGGGCGCCCACGAGTGTGAATCGGTGTCCTACCTGCGATGCCACCAGACACGGAGTGTTGCAAACGGCCGGCTCGTTCTGAATCCGGGAGTCCTTAGACACGGTGCTGGAAGTGGCCTGAGAAGCCAGCGAGCGACCCTTGTGCTGGTCGCCGCCCGCCGGAAGCGCCGAATTACATTGAATCCAGAACGATTGCTCGGTCCATGGGTGGCTGCCGGGAGTCATCCCGCCGGTAGCTTCGAGAGGGTCCGGTTTGCCGCTAAAGCTTGCGGAGTTGGATAGCGGCTCGTCGGCTCGCGGCTGACTTCGCTCGGCAAACAGGCGATGCGCCGCTCCCGCGCCGGATACGACCAGCGCGAGAATCACCCCGGACACAACCGTGGCCCGGAGGCAGAACAGACCTATCTCGAAAAGTCTTTTCATTTCAGTTGGGCTAATATATGCCGGGTCGGTTTTTAGTCAACGCCAAAGCCTGCACTGCTTGACTTCGGCAACTCCGTACGATAGCTTAACCTGTTGCGGCAACTTAAGTTATTCTCTGTATGCAGGGATTGAACATTTCCGCTCAGGTGACCCAATGAAAACCCAATCGCTCAGATTCAATCGACACTTTTTATCGACCTTGGTCCTCGCTGTAACATTTGCTCAGGGAACCTTCCCCGCGTCGCGCCCCGAGAAGCTCGACAACGCCCTTCAAGTGATTCTCGTGGAGAATCACAGCTCCCCCATGATCGCCAGTGTCATCTTTGTGCGCTCCGGCAGCAAGTACGAATCGGAATACGAAAACGGAATAACCCACTTTCTCGAGCATCTGTTATTCGACGGCACCACTCATCTGACTCGCCAGGAGCTTGGTAATTCGATCCGCGACCTGGGCGGTTACATCAACGCGTTCACCCGCGAAGATCTCACCGCATACATGGTGCTGATGCCCAAACAGTATATCGAGTACGGCTTGACCGTACAGGCCGACATGCTCTTTAATTCGACCTTTCCTGAGGAGGAACTGGCCAAAGAAAGGCAGGTGGTAATCGAGGAGATCAAGCGCGATACCGACTCGCCCGGTGCGTCGGCAGAGGCATTCTTCAGAGAGAAGGCGTATGGCGAGACCGATTACGGCCGTCCGGTGCTGGGCTACGAGCCGTTTATCGCCAACATCAAGCGCGAGGCGATCATCGCCTATTGGAAGAACCACTACACGCCGGACAAGATGACGGCGCTGGTAATAGGTGATTTCGAATCAAAGAGCATGAAGAAGACACTGGCGCGTGTTTTCGAGCGCATCCCCGGAGGTAAACCTCAAAACGGCGCATCGCCCGGCGACCTGCACCGCAAACTGGCCGAGGGTAAACAGAGAGTAGGCGGCATTATCGGGCAACACCGGTATGACACGATCGCGGCTGTGGCATCCGCTCATCTGAACTTCTCCATAGAAGCTCCGAGTTTTGGCTCCGGCGACTATCTTCCCTTTGATTTGCTGGTTCAGTACCTCGCTCTGGACGAGATCTCGCCGCTGAAAGTCGCGCTGCAGAGCGGTGATGATCCACTAGCCACAGAAGTTACCGTGTCTCTGAACACCTGCGCCGAGTTCGCCCGAATGGACATATCCATCATCTCTGAGAAACCTCAGTTTTGCGATAGCATTGTCAGCGTGACCCTGGCCGCACTTTCGCAGATGTCCAGTCATATCGCCGACACTGATGACCTCAGGGGCATCACCACATCGGTGCGCTGTCAGTCGATCTATAATGCCGAGAAGCTGCATTACTACGCGTTCATTGTCGCTCCCCTGATGATGGTCGCCGATTGGGACTGGATTCAATCCTATCCCGACCGGCTGGACAGTGTCACCTGGAACCAGTGCCAGGAGGCAGCACGACGGTGGTTAGATCAATCGAATTACATTCTGACAGTGGTCAGACCGGCCGATTCCCAGCAAGCGATCTTCACTCCCGAAGTGACTACGTCGGAGGACGTAAACGCGTATTTCGACAGCGCCTCGTTTCCGTTATACGATCTGACCAGGGGAATCGCACTCGACTACCCGAAAACCGATTCGGTGACGTTCGAGCTTGTGGACAAGGCTGTGTACCGGCGGGAGGTGCTTGACAACGGCCTGACCGTACTAGTGAAGTCCGGTAAAGGGAGCCGCGTGTTCGCGGTTAATTTACTGGGGAAAGATCGTACGCTCTGGGAAGCGGAGGACAAGGCCGGAATCACCGATTTTGTGAACCGGTGTCTCGCCAAAGGGACAACCAACCGCACAGGCGAGCAGCTAAATCGCGAGTTAGGCGCCATCGGCGCCAATCTAACGCTCACCGATAATCCGTGGATCCCGTACGACGATCGCTACACGACCCGCAGTTTTTCTTTCATCAAGTTCGAGACTATCGAGCCTTACGCCAAAGGAGGATTCGAACTGCTCGCCGATATGGTGCTTCACCCCGCGTTCGATTCTCTCGAGATCGAAAACGTCCGCAAGGAAATGCTGGGCGTGATCAGCCGAGGCGCCGGCTCACCGTCACAGGCAGCCCGAGACCTGTATTTCGCCGCCCTGTTCGATCAGCACCCCTTCGCTAAACCGATAATGGGCAGCGCTGCGACAATCGCAGCGATATCTCCCCAGGCGCTGCGTGACTTTCACCGCGACTACTATGCCCCCGGCAATATGATCCTCTCGATAGTCACCAGCCGGGATACATCGGAAGTCATGGCCTGGGTGAGAGAGAGTTTCGGTTCGGTATCTCCGCCCGACAATTGGTCCCCGACACCGTCACTGCCCCTGCCAACAGCCGAGCCGGGTGAATTTCATCATGAGCTCCAGAAGGAACAGATAGCGATTTGCGCTGGCGGGCGGGTTCCGGGGATTTCCTCGAGCGACGCCATCGACCTGCAGGTGGCTGCGTCAATTCTGTCTTCGCGGCTGAACGAAGTGCTGAGAGAGCGGCAGGGGCTGGCCTACACGACCGGCGCGGGAGTAGACTTCACGCGTGAATTCGGGTGGTACCTGGTCAGCATAGCGACCGGGTATCAGAACTATCAGTCGGCACTCGATGGTCTGGCCCTTCAGACAGAGAAGCTGGCTCTCGACGGCCCCAGGGAGAGCGAAATCCGTAGTGCGTGCAATCAGCTTTGGGGGCAGCTGATGAGCGCCAAGCTTTCGCGCATC is drawn from Candidatus Zixiibacteriota bacterium and contains these coding sequences:
- the ppsR gene encoding pyruvate, phosphate dikinase/phosphoenolpyruvate synthase regulator; this translates as MNEVKKIVIISDGTGRTAKRLMDAVLVQYHESDLTYSVANIFPQVRRRKELDKILAELDPSSLVIYSIISTDQADYFDKELARRKILHLNVLRPMLDTMSKFLGVHPEYRPGLLHVVDDRYYQKVDAIGYTVEHDDGRGAAIAEADIVLVGPSRSCKTPISMYLACNHGLRVANTPIFQDPNVTQSMLDRLRAAQAGRIVGLLMQPETLTRVREHRLAMLAKQDRYQAQIDGYCDIRQVAGEFRYCRDLYVVQGWHAVDVTRRGIEEVSQEIIELLDLSM
- the secF gene encoding protein translocase subunit SecF — its product is MLKIVPDTNINFIGMRKYAYLLSGVMLVLGLIAFVMTAMGNANMGIDFTGGVMLKGHFQDPVEIDNLRAALTGAFSDAAVTELTDFSKPNAYIIKWKLEAEPGVKQESSAIKNLLAEKFPTNPFTVISEHTIGPAVGEDLRRDAIWAVLISVAGILGYIWVRFDFRFGVAATAATMHDVLGVLGICYLISTEFNLLYITALLTMAGYSLTDKVVVFDRIRENLQKYRSRSEFVHAVNRSINEVLSRTINTGMSVLIVLIILFNFGGEVLQGFSLAMILGILISTYGSIFVASPIMVEWEARRPSRFK
- the secD gene encoding protein translocase subunit SecD, which produces MSAQKWRILITLVLVVVGLLAFWPTFKLWTMSDAEREKMNLEEPGEYLELQQKAIRLGLDLQGGIHVVLKVKTEELGQEATAGAVERAMQVIRTRIDGLGVAEPNVQKQGNDQIIIDLPGYTDADRAEELIGQMAVLEFKLLESHDNATLLLQKIDSVVHAYELAKAGITPTSDTAAAADTTKAEDVDVLAELMGKDTARDTSDFDFDEDLGVSEDLNPLSSRLDQWLSTSQTGTPWPGWSVNRRDRQKIEAWLALPEVQRLIPVDVQFAWSTRVEMRNQRDGWDLYLLKRKVQFVGKYLENISLRRGQMGGHEVDFRIASEGIGRFAQLTGANVNKPLAVVLDNAVESAPIINSKIRGNGTITMGGSATIEDAVNMKIVLEAGALPAPVEIIEKNVVGASLGADSIRKGFYSCLIGLLVVLVYIAVFYRISGIIADIGLLFNIFFLLAVMAGLGATLTMPGIAGIILTIGMSVDSNILIFERIREELRTGKTVRASIDAGYVRAFIAIFDSHVTTLITALALFFFGSGPIRGFAVTLFWGVSISLYTAYVITKVIFDVRKAYQKLSI
- a CDS encoding pitrilysin family protein, whose amino-acid sequence is MKTQSLRFNRHFLSTLVLAVTFAQGTFPASRPEKLDNALQVILVENHSSPMIASVIFVRSGSKYESEYENGITHFLEHLLFDGTTHLTRQELGNSIRDLGGYINAFTREDLTAYMVLMPKQYIEYGLTVQADMLFNSTFPEEELAKERQVVIEEIKRDTDSPGASAEAFFREKAYGETDYGRPVLGYEPFIANIKREAIIAYWKNHYTPDKMTALVIGDFESKSMKKTLARVFERIPGGKPQNGASPGDLHRKLAEGKQRVGGIIGQHRYDTIAAVASAHLNFSIEAPSFGSGDYLPFDLLVQYLALDEISPLKVALQSGDDPLATEVTVSLNTCAEFARMDISIISEKPQFCDSIVSVTLAALSQMSSHIADTDDLRGITTSVRCQSIYNAEKLHYYAFIVAPLMMVADWDWIQSYPDRLDSVTWNQCQEAARRWLDQSNYILTVVRPADSQQAIFTPEVTTSEDVNAYFDSASFPLYDLTRGIALDYPKTDSVTFELVDKAVYRREVLDNGLTVLVKSGKGSRVFAVNLLGKDRTLWEAEDKAGITDFVNRCLAKGTTNRTGEQLNRELGAIGANLTLTDNPWIPYDDRYTTRSFSFIKFETIEPYAKGGFELLADMVLHPAFDSLEIENVRKEMLGVISRGAGSPSQAARDLYFAALFDQHPFAKPIMGSAATIAAISPQALRDFHRDYYAPGNMILSIVTSRDTSEVMAWVRESFGSVSPPDNWSPTPSLPLPTAEPGEFHHELQKEQIAICAGGRVPGISSSDAIDLQVAASILSSRLNEVLRERQGLAYTTGAGVDFTREFGWYLVSIATGYQNYQSALDGLALQTEKLALDGPRESEIRSACNQLWGQLMSAKLSRINQAYYLGLDEYWGREIGYDRQLLKALARVNVHSVGAAAAKYFRPNLWITATAGKKP